In one Magallana gigas chromosome 9, xbMagGiga1.1, whole genome shotgun sequence genomic region, the following are encoded:
- the LOC105322057 gene encoding uncharacterized protein — translation MGDRWFIMILLLGMTTICLSQTGDNVCTRLVGHKVTYLTTKTISEKRCSSTGVCKTVYSLKKVIKIRLQYSIQRYCCPGFQLQDDVCVAVTTVTSTIAPPTTTPGDVVGPIEGALEEGDVAGVLSEGAVIGVVLAVLAVMAAAFVAVMLGIRRNKSRDKEAIIQREVYRGQSINDPHIDPDMPTGGAFHNDLYYLENKAAKGESFQPDMYDQLHLYGNEADEASHDYESPVRAHTVGGTPTALYTKAKQTYPSTKSEGHLAAIYQNKSDVSNKVRVFERLASQDQTPGEGMVYSDVRY, via the exons ATGGGGGACCGGTGGTTTATTATGATTCTTCTTCTTGGTATGACGACAATATGCTTATCTCAGACAGGGGATAATGTCTGTACACGCCTCGTGGG ACACAAGGTCACCTacctaacaacaaaaacaatatcAGAGAAAAGATGTTCCTCTACCGGTGTTTGCAAAAC TGTGTATTCTTTGAAGAAGGTGATTAAGATCCGCCTCCAGTACTCCATACAGAGGTACTGCTGTCCGGGGTTCCAGCTGCAGGACGATGTCTGTGTAGCAG TCACGACGGTAACTTCGACAATAGCGCCCCCTACAACAACTCCTGGGGACGTGGTAGGGCCGATAGAGGGCGCTCTGGAGGAGGGTGATGTCGCCGGCGTGCTGTCAGAGGGCGCTGTCATAGGAGTGGTGCTGGCGGTGCTAGCTGTCATGGCCGCCGCATTTGTAGCCGTCATGTTAGGGATCCGCAGAAATAA GAGCAGGGACAAGGAGGCCATAATACAGCGCGAGGTTTACCGCGGTCAGTCCATCAACGATCCCCATATAGACCCCGACATGCCGACAGGGGGCGCCTTCCATAACGATCTCTACTACCTCGAGAACAAGGCCGCTAAAG GAGAATCTTTCCAACCTGACATGTACGACCAGCTCCATTTATACGGAAACGAGGCTGACGAGGCGTCCCACGACTACGAGTCGCCCGTCAGAGCCCACACGGTAGGTGGCACCCCGACAGCGCTGTACACCAAGGCGAAACAGACTTACCCGAGCACGAAGTCCGAGGGCCATCTAGCTGCCATATATCAGAACAAGAGCGACGTTTCGAACAAAGTGCGAGTGTTCGAACGGCTGGCGTCCCAAGACCAGACCCCCGGGGAGGGGATGGTGTACTCAGACGTGCGTTATTGA